In a single window of the Entelurus aequoreus isolate RoL-2023_Sb linkage group LG16, RoL_Eaeq_v1.1, whole genome shotgun sequence genome:
- the LOC133631275 gene encoding SPRY domain-containing SOCS box protein 4-like yields MGQKISGGIKSVDGRGESGGSPSYRPSAQRRQHPELRGPDFSKPPRLDLLLDMPCAPPETQLRHAWNSDDRSLNIFIKEEDKLTFHRHPVAQSTDCIRGRVGYTRGLHVWRIHWPSRQRGTHAIVGVATSEAALHSVGYTALVGSDCESWGWDLGRNRLYHDSKNRAHSSLPTYPSFLEPEESFTLPDSLLVILDMDEGTLSFMVEGQYLGVAFRGLKGKKLHPIVSAVWGHCEISMKYINGLDLRNTVQHPSLEDGVSTESALENNACRLQNMSQCFHILTYSY; encoded by the exons ATGGGCCAGAAGATTTCAGGTGGCATCAAATCCGTGGACGGCCGCGGCGAAAGCGGTGGCTCCCCGTCCTACCGGCCCTCGGCTCAACGCAGGCAGCACCCGGAGTTGAGGGGCCCGGATTTCTCCAAACCTCCCAGGCTGGATCTCCTTCTGGACATGCCGTGCGCCCCACCGGAGACACAACTTCGTCACGCGTGGAACTCGGACGATCGTTCTTTGAACATTTTCATCAAAGAGGAGGATAAGTTGACATTTCACCGCCACCCGGTCGCTCAGAGCACGGACTGCATCCGAGGCCGGGTTGGATACACGAGGGGCCTGCACGTCTGGAGGATTCACTGGCCCTCCAGGCAGCGTGGAACCCACGCTATCGTCGGGGTGGCGACCTCTGAAGCTGCCTTACATTCTGTGGGGTACACTGCCTTGGTGGGGTCAGACTGCGAGTCCTGGGGCTGGGATCTGGGACGTAACCGCCTCTATCACGACAGCAAAAACCGGGCGCACAGCTCGCTGCCAACTTACCCTTCTTTCCTGGAGCCGGAGGAGTCGTTCACCCTGCCGGACTCTCTGCTGGTCATTCTGGACATGGACGAAGGGACGCTGAGCTTCATGGTGGAAGGACAGTACTTAGGAGTGGCGTTCCGAGGGTTGAAAGGCAAGAAGCTCCATCCCATCGTCAGCGCTGTGTGGGGCCATTGCGAGATATCCATGAAGTACATCAACGGACTTGATC TGCGGAATACTGTGCAACACCCGTCCTTGGAGGACGGCGTCAGCACTGAGTCAGCGCTGGAGAACAACGCCTGCCGTCTTCAGAACATGAGCCAGTGTTTCCATATATTGACTTATTCATATTAG